Proteins from a single region of Bombus huntii isolate Logan2020A chromosome 2, iyBomHunt1.1, whole genome shotgun sequence:
- the LOC126878281 gene encoding homologous-pairing protein 2 homolog produces the protein MTDTVYKYMKTQNRPYSINDLVSNLHNEYGKTAVQKAIDKLVAEGKIFEKVYGKQKIYCPVQDTSHDMDELMRMNRELQSHANEVEGKYQELQEEIKVQEALLLSIKSSITIEEAKKQKVKLKERIEVLTNKLDGLMEASGTEDLTETKRKAEEALNEYSREYSKRKRLCTDILDCILDNYPSSKTELYEEIGIDLKIV, from the exons CActgtttataaatatatgaaaacaCAAAACAGACCTTATAGTATTAATGACTTAGTTtcaaatcttcataacgaatATGGCAAAACAGCTGTACAAAAAGCTATAGATAAATTGGTTGCTGAAGGaaagatatttgaaaaa GTTTATGGAAAACAGAAGATCTATTGTCCAGTGCAGGATACATCTCACGATATGGATGAATTAATGAGGATGAACAGAGAATTACAAAGTCATGCTAATGAAGTTGAAGGCAAGTATCAAGAGCTTCAAGAAGAAATTAAAGTACAGGAGGCTTTATTGTTATCTATAAAGTCCTCCATTACAATCGAAGAAGCAAAGAAACAGAAAGTTAAGCTTAAAGAAAGAATTGAAGTATTGACAAATAAATTGGATGGACTAATGGAAGCAAGTGGTACTGAAGATTTAACTGAAACCAAAAGAAAAGCAGAGGAAGCACTAAATGAATATTCACGTGAATATTCAAAACGGAAACGCCTATGCACTGATATTTTAGATTGTATATTGGATAACTATCCTAGTAGTAAAACAGAGTTATACGAGGAAATAGGAATAGatctaaaaattgtttaa